In Paenibacillus xylanilyticus, the genomic window GCAGAGATCATTATTGAAGAAGCCTATCCAGCCTTGCTGGAACTGAAAGAGCAGGGTGTCATTCGTCATGCGGGAGTTTGTGGTCTGCCCCTGCCCTTGTTCGAGAAAGTGCTGCCGCAGATTGATGCCGATGCCATCATCTCGTATTGTCATTATGCATTGAATGATACCTCACTATTGTCCCTGCTGCCGTTATTGGAAAAAGAGGGAGTTGGCCTTGTCAATGCTTCGCCTCTGTCGATGGGCTTATTAGGTACAAGAGGCACACCCGCCTGGCATCCGGCAGATGAACGCGTCAAACAAGTCTGTCTTGAAGCTGCGCAGTTCTGTGCAGAGCAAGGTGTGAATATTGCCAAGCTGGCTGTGCAGTTTGCTACGGCCAATGAACAGATCCCAACCACACTGGTGAGCAGCGCAAGTGAAAATAACATCCGTCATAATGCAGAGTGGGTAGATGAACCACTCGATGAAGAGCTTTTGGCAAAGGTACTACGTATTCTGGCACCCGTTCATAACATAACGTGGACTAGTGGTCGTCCCGAGTATAACGAACCACAACAGAAAGCAGCGAAGGGGGAACAGGGATGAAGGCTGTTGTGTGTGAAGAGATCAATCGTTTGACAATACAGGAAACCGACGAACCCATTCGAGCTGAACATGAGGCCATTGTATCAATCAAGCGGATTGGCATCTGCGGGACGGATCTGCATGCGTATAAAGGCAACCAGCCCTATTTTACCTATCCTCGTATTCTGGGACATGAACTGTCAGGGATCATTGATGACATTGGCCCGAATACTGCTGGCCTTCAAGTTGGAGATCAGGTAAGCATTATTCCCTATCTGCACTGTGGTCACTGTATTGCCTGTCGAACAGGGAAAACCAATTGCTGTGCATCTATGCAGGTCATGGGAGTACATGTGGACGGAGGGATGCGCGAAAGAATCAGCGTGCCTGTTTCCCATTTGATTAAGGCGGAAGGACTTACCTTGGATGAAACAGCGATGGTTGAACCGCTCAGTATCGGTGCTCATGCCGTAAGAAGAGCAGGTGTGCAGCCTGGGGAACAGATTATAGTAATCGGGGCAGGCCCGATCGGACTTGGTGTCATGGCTTTTGCGAAACAGGCAGGTGCCCGAGTAATCGCCATTGATCGGAACCTGGACCGATTGGAACTAAGCCGCACCTGGGCCGGGGTAGATGTTGTAATACAGGCAACAGATCAAGTGATGGAGAAGGTTGCTGAAGTGACAGAAGGGGATTACGCTTCAGCTGTATTTGATGCAACAGGTAATGTACAGTCCATGAATGAGGCCATTCGGTATGTAGCTCATGGTGGACAATT contains:
- a CDS encoding aldo/keto reductase, which codes for MKRRMLGRTGLDVPVLSFGASSLGSVFRDIDREEGIRTVHAALDAGMNYIDVSPYYGLTKAETVLGEAIRSHPRSSYILSTKAGRYGENEFDFSRKRIQDSVKESLDRLNTDYIDILFLHDIEFAPAEIIIEEAYPALLELKEQGVIRHAGVCGLPLPLFEKVLPQIDADAIISYCHYALNDTSLLSLLPLLEKEGVGLVNASPLSMGLLGTRGTPAWHPADERVKQVCLEAAQFCAEQGVNIAKLAVQFATANEQIPTTLVSSASENNIRHNAEWVDEPLDEELLAKVLRILAPVHNITWTSGRPEYNEPQQKAAKGEQG
- a CDS encoding zinc-binding alcohol dehydrogenase family protein; its protein translation is MKAVVCEEINRLTIQETDEPIRAEHEAIVSIKRIGICGTDLHAYKGNQPYFTYPRILGHELSGIIDDIGPNTAGLQVGDQVSIIPYLHCGHCIACRTGKTNCCASMQVMGVHVDGGMRERISVPVSHLIKAEGLTLDETAMVEPLSIGAHAVRRAGVQPGEQIIVIGAGPIGLGVMAFAKQAGARVIAIDRNLDRLELSRTWAGVDVVIQATDQVMEKVAEVTEGDYASAVFDATGNVQSMNEAIRYVAHGGQLIYVGLVKADITFHDPEFHKREMSILGSRNATRADFEQVISTLRQKKLSMDGYITHREPLTELPSAMDKWLLPDTHVVKAIVEL